The Novosphingobium terrae genome has a window encoding:
- a CDS encoding thiamine phosphate synthase, translating to MAACYSAAMRQCQPLAPFVVPRRSLPSLWLVSDARNDAMLECAITRLPRGSGLIFRHYHLDEPQRRARFAALARMIRARGGLAVLAGSMAQARRWGADGAYGSARLIRPGGRGLRLMTAHDLGEIGLARQARADGLLLSPAFATRSHPGAPALGVLRWRMLAARATAPVIALGGMSERHARRLAVARWAAIDGLVQLACAT from the coding sequence ATGGCCGCGTGCTATAGCGCCGCGATGCGCCAATGCCAGCCCCTTGCGCCTTTCGTCGTGCCTCGCCGGTCTTTGCCCTCGCTATGGCTGGTGAGCGATGCCCGCAACGATGCCATGCTGGAATGCGCCATCACGCGGCTCCCTCGCGGCAGCGGGCTGATCTTTCGCCATTACCATCTGGATGAGCCGCAGCGGCGCGCACGTTTTGCAGCCCTGGCGCGGATGATCCGGGCGCGTGGCGGACTGGCCGTGCTGGCCGGATCGATGGCGCAGGCCCGACGCTGGGGGGCGGATGGCGCCTATGGTTCGGCAAGGTTGATCCGCCCCGGAGGGCGCGGGCTGAGGCTGATGACGGCGCATGATCTGGGCGAAATCGGGCTGGCGCGACAGGCGCGCGCGGATGGGCTGCTGCTGTCTCCCGCTTTTGCCACACGCAGCCACCCCGGCGCTCCGGCTCTGGGTGTGCTGCGCTGGCGAATGCTGGCGGCGCGGGCCACGGCGCCGGTGATCGCGCTGGGGGGGATGTCCGAGCGTCATGCTCGGCGTCTGGCTGTGGCGCGTTGGGCCGCCATCGATGGGCTCGTTCAGCTCGCATGTGCGACTTGA